A part of Rhodamnia argentea isolate NSW1041297 chromosome 8, ASM2092103v1, whole genome shotgun sequence genomic DNA contains:
- the LOC115735520 gene encoding RNA-binding protein Y14 gives MTTAEAEALDFEPEDDDLMDEDGAPDADASPRAPLPKLKSAITGGASSSLAPRKTKGRGFREEADVERNNRLAGRDFDSLDTDGGPGPLRSIEGWIILVTGVHEEAQEDDLQNAFGEFGEIKNLHLNLDRRTGFVKGYALIEYENFEEAQNAIAQMNGTELLTQTIIVDWAFSNGPSVRRRNMRKRREPRGHRSRSPNRRY, from the exons ATGACGACGGCGGAAGCGGAGGCACTAGACTTCGAGCCCGAGGACGACGACCTCATGGACGAGGACGGCGCTCCCGACGCCGACGCCTCCCCGCGAGCCCCGCTTCCCAAGCTCAAATCCGCCATCACCGGCGGCGCCTCCTCCTCGCTCGCCCCTAGGAAGACTAAGGGCCGCGGGTTCCGAGAGGAGGCCGACGTCGAGCGCAACAACCGCCTCGCCGGGCGCGACTTCGACTCCCTCGACACCGACGGCGGCCCCGGCCCTCTGCGAT CCATTGAGGGATGGATCATTCTTGTGACTGGAGTGCATGAAGAGGCCCAAGAAGATGATCTGCAAAATGCTTTTGGAGAGTTTGGAGAGATCAAGAATTTGCATTTAAATCTTGACCGGCGAACTGGATTTGTTAAG GGTTATGCACTCATCGAATATGAGAACTTCGAGGAAGCACAGAATGCAATAGCTCAGATGAATGGGACGGAACTTCTCACCCAGACGATCATTGTTGACTGGGCCTTTAGCAACGGGCCTTCTGTCAGGAGGAGGAATATGAGGAAGAGGAG GGAACCACGAGGACATCGCTCGAGGAGCCCTAACAGAAGATACTAA